Proteins encoded together in one Microbacterium oxydans window:
- a CDS encoding phosphotransferase translates to MHDAELAVDDALARALIEESFPELGTTALTRVRTAGTVNTIIRVGDDLVARFPLLPAEHADLEHEAEALTAFAAVCPVPTPRPRGVGTGTGAYPSAWSLQTWIPGDTARPEAHAGSASLAQDLATVILALRAVDPGDRVFDGQGRGGDLTEHDEWVATCLAKSGHLLDVPSASRLWASLRMLPPEGPLAMSHRDLIPFNLLVAGRDGETRLTGILDGGAFGAADRALDLVCAWHLFDSPVRRVLRNSLGSGDLEWRRGAAWAFVQAIGLGWYYEESNPDMSGLGLATLRRLLTDPELSALIG, encoded by the coding sequence GTGCACGACGCCGAGCTAGCGGTCGACGACGCCCTGGCCCGCGCTCTGATCGAGGAGTCTTTCCCCGAGCTCGGAACGACGGCCCTGACCCGGGTCCGCACGGCCGGAACCGTGAACACGATCATCAGGGTTGGCGATGACCTCGTCGCCCGGTTCCCTCTCCTTCCCGCCGAACACGCGGATCTGGAGCATGAGGCCGAGGCCCTGACGGCGTTCGCGGCGGTCTGTCCGGTCCCGACACCACGTCCTCGCGGCGTCGGGACCGGGACCGGGGCGTATCCGTCCGCATGGTCGCTGCAGACCTGGATTCCCGGCGACACCGCGCGCCCCGAGGCCCATGCCGGGTCCGCATCCCTCGCGCAGGACCTGGCCACCGTGATCCTCGCCCTGCGAGCGGTCGATCCCGGCGATCGGGTGTTCGACGGGCAGGGGCGGGGCGGAGATCTCACCGAACACGACGAGTGGGTGGCGACGTGCCTGGCGAAGAGCGGCCATCTGCTGGACGTGCCGTCGGCATCGCGGCTGTGGGCATCGCTGCGGATGCTTCCTCCGGAGGGACCGCTCGCCATGAGCCACCGCGACCTGATCCCCTTCAACCTGCTCGTCGCCGGCCGTGACGGCGAGACCCGGCTCACGGGGATCCTCGACGGCGGCGCGTTCGGTGCGGCCGATCGGGCTCTCGACCTCGTCTGCGCCTGGCACCTCTTCGATTCGCCGGTGCGACGGGTGCTGCGCAACAGCCTCGGTTCCGGCGACCTCGAGTGGCGGCGCGGCGCCGCGTGGGCGTTCGTCCAGGCGATCGGGCTCGGCTGGTACTACGAGGAGTCGAATCCGGACATGAGCGGGCTCGGACTCGCCACCCTGCGACGACTGCTGACGGATCCGGAGCTGTCCGCACTGATCGGGTGA
- a CDS encoding PHP domain-containing protein has protein sequence MALPSAGFAGPADLHLHSNHSDGTESPAEVVAQAHAAGVRTMALTDHDRSTGWGEAGDAAVALGMTFIPGMELSAKHEWRSVHVLGYLFDPEDDALRAETDRIRGDRIGRAERIVRNIGRDYDLHWDDVVAQTTLDATVGRPHIADALVARGIVRDRTEAFDGILHPREGYYEPHYAPDPLTAVRLITEAGGVAIIAHPVTAGRDRMMPVPFIEKLIAAGLGGFEIDHRENTEAGKRMLHEIAAKHDLIVTGSSDYHGTGKPNRPGENTTSDEMVARLIARGSGTAPRHP, from the coding sequence ATGGCCCTTCCGTCCGCCGGGTTCGCCGGTCCCGCCGACCTGCACCTGCACTCCAACCATTCCGATGGCACGGAGTCCCCTGCGGAGGTCGTCGCGCAGGCCCACGCGGCCGGTGTCCGCACGATGGCCCTCACCGATCACGACCGCTCCACCGGCTGGGGCGAGGCGGGAGATGCCGCCGTCGCGCTCGGGATGACGTTCATCCCCGGCATGGAGCTGTCGGCGAAGCACGAGTGGCGCAGCGTCCACGTGCTCGGCTATCTCTTCGATCCCGAGGACGATGCCCTGCGCGCCGAGACGGACCGCATCCGCGGTGACCGGATCGGACGTGCCGAGCGGATCGTGCGCAACATCGGACGGGACTACGACCTGCACTGGGACGACGTGGTCGCGCAGACGACGCTCGACGCGACCGTGGGCAGGCCGCACATCGCCGACGCCCTCGTCGCGCGCGGCATCGTGCGCGATCGCACCGAGGCGTTCGACGGCATCCTCCACCCGCGCGAGGGCTACTACGAGCCGCACTACGCACCCGATCCGCTGACCGCCGTCCGCCTGATCACAGAGGCCGGGGGAGTGGCGATCATCGCCCACCCCGTCACCGCGGGTCGCGACCGCATGATGCCCGTGCCGTTCATCGAGAAGCTGATCGCGGCCGGCCTCGGCGGCTTCGAGATCGACCACCGCGAGAACACCGAGGCGGGCAAGCGGATGCTGCACGAGATCGCCGCGAAGCACGACCTCATCGTCACCGGGTCCAGCGACTACCACGGCACGGGCAAGCCGAACCGTCCGGGGGAGAACACCACGTCCGACGAGATGGTGGCCCGCCTCATAGCACGCGGCAGCGGCACTGCCCCGCGCCACCCCTGA
- a CDS encoding endonuclease/exonuclease/phosphatase family protein, with product MFRLLGILFTVLLAIATAIVVWPQFFHLEQTYPFAQLVAARGLVLGGFLIVAFLALLLLFARPLRGFAASVLIVALLGAAATGLIGATRGFGTTALPAKTDSSIRVLTWNTAGEAVSAEQIAQQILDQGADIVALPETTEAVGERIAIMLREQGHPMWVHHVQFRPDVQDGPQSWQTTVLVAPDLGEYAVIESSKDGSNNTGSVPSVVLMPIDGSGPTVVAVHAVAPRMEEMQQWQSDLQWIADQCPQGDFILAGDFNATIDHMAPLGVDGGDIGYCRDVASRTGNGLTGTWPSSLPALAGAPIDHVMASANWRPTGSVVLDDAGGSDHRALVVQLEPAG from the coding sequence ATGTTTCGACTACTGGGGATCCTCTTCACCGTCCTGCTCGCGATCGCGACGGCGATCGTGGTGTGGCCGCAGTTCTTCCACCTCGAGCAGACGTATCCGTTCGCGCAGCTCGTGGCGGCGCGGGGCCTGGTCCTCGGCGGATTCCTGATCGTCGCGTTCCTCGCGCTCCTGCTGCTGTTCGCCCGCCCGCTGCGCGGCTTCGCGGCCTCGGTGTTGATCGTCGCGCTGTTGGGCGCGGCCGCCACCGGGCTGATCGGCGCCACCCGCGGTTTCGGCACGACAGCCCTACCGGCGAAGACCGACAGCAGCATCCGTGTCCTCACCTGGAACACCGCGGGAGAGGCCGTGTCGGCCGAGCAGATCGCGCAGCAGATCCTCGACCAGGGAGCCGACATCGTCGCGCTCCCGGAGACGACCGAGGCCGTCGGCGAGCGCATCGCGATCATGCTCCGCGAGCAGGGCCACCCGATGTGGGTGCATCACGTGCAGTTCCGCCCCGATGTGCAGGACGGTCCGCAGTCGTGGCAGACCACCGTGCTGGTCGCGCCCGACCTCGGCGAGTACGCGGTGATCGAGTCGTCCAAGGACGGGTCGAACAACACGGGCTCGGTGCCGAGCGTGGTGCTCATGCCGATCGACGGGTCCGGTCCCACGGTCGTCGCCGTGCACGCGGTCGCGCCGCGCATGGAGGAGATGCAGCAGTGGCAGAGCGACCTGCAGTGGATCGCCGATCAGTGCCCGCAGGGCGACTTCATCCTCGCCGGTGACTTCAACGCGACCATCGACCACATGGCCCCTCTCGGCGTGGACGGCGGGGACATCGGCTACTGCCGTGACGTCGCGTCCCGCACCGGCAACGGTCTGACCGGCACCTGGCCGAGTTCGCTCCCCGCCCTGGCCGGTGCCCCGATCGACCACGTGATGGCGTCCGCGAACTGGAGGCCCACGGGCTCGGTCGTCCTCGACGACGCGGGCGGCAGCGACCACCGCGCGCTGGTCGTGCAGCTCGAACCCGCCGGCTGA
- a CDS encoding DUF817 domain-containing protein has protein sequence MQRATSLERRVDAIAHRVLLGAPANGIRAGLIEFAVFVLKQAWACIFGAALLLAIVAARLWYPDDAVVARNDALTIAAVLIQVAMLVFRLESGRELWVIVLFHLTGTVMELFKTDVGSWAYAADGILRIGGVPLFTGFMYAAVGSYMVRVYRLFDLGFTRYPRRWMTAILAAAIYLNFFAHHWWWDARWVLLAGVVLLWLPTVMHARVWRRTIRLPLLVVFAGVAVFIYFAENIGTWAGAWAYPDQVGGWQPVSLSKLSSWFLLMIISVVLVAWVYPPQVPASVRGEGRVTVARDGAGTKPTDVR, from the coding sequence ATGCAGCGAGCGACTTCCCTGGAGCGCCGCGTCGATGCGATCGCTCACCGCGTCCTCCTCGGCGCCCCGGCGAACGGCATCCGCGCCGGCCTGATCGAGTTCGCGGTGTTCGTCCTCAAGCAGGCGTGGGCGTGCATCTTCGGTGCGGCGCTGCTGCTCGCGATCGTCGCCGCCCGGCTCTGGTACCCCGATGACGCGGTCGTCGCCCGCAACGACGCGCTCACCATCGCCGCGGTCCTCATCCAGGTCGCGATGCTCGTGTTCCGGCTGGAGAGCGGGCGCGAGCTGTGGGTCATCGTCCTGTTCCACCTCACCGGCACCGTCATGGAGCTCTTCAAGACGGACGTCGGTTCCTGGGCGTATGCCGCGGACGGCATCCTGCGCATCGGCGGGGTCCCGCTCTTCACGGGGTTCATGTATGCGGCGGTCGGCTCGTACATGGTGCGCGTCTACCGACTGTTCGACCTGGGCTTCACGAGGTACCCGCGCCGCTGGATGACGGCGATCCTGGCGGCGGCCATCTACCTCAACTTCTTCGCGCACCACTGGTGGTGGGACGCCCGCTGGGTGCTGCTCGCCGGTGTCGTGCTCCTGTGGCTCCCCACCGTCATGCACGCGCGGGTGTGGCGCCGCACGATCAGGCTGCCGCTGCTCGTGGTGTTCGCAGGGGTCGCGGTGTTCATCTACTTCGCCGAGAACATCGGCACCTGGGCGGGGGCGTGGGCCTATCCCGATCAGGTCGGGGGGTGGCAGCCGGTCTCGCTCAGCAAGCTCAGCTCCTGGTTCCTCCTGATGATCATCTCGGTCGTGCTCGTCGCCTGGGTCTACCCGCCCCAGGTGCCGGCGTCCGTGCGGGGTGAGGGCCGTGTCACGGTCGCGCGGGACGGCGCCGGGACGAAACCGACCGACGTCCGGTGA
- a CDS encoding alpha/beta family hydrolase: protein MTTIPVELPTGPTTVSADWSAGDAGATVIIAHGAGTGKDHPFLTGLTEALAAHGLSTLRFNFPYVEQGRRMPGPATHAIATWRAVVAFAREQDPTATVWAAGKSYGGRMASMAVADGLVVDGLAYLGYPLHPPGRPEKPRVEHLPAISVPQLFVEGGNDPFIQPVSQFEAAVATCQDARVVWVEGGGHTFEVKGRKRPAAEIGASLAPIVAEFVGR from the coding sequence ATGACCACGATCCCGGTCGAGCTCCCCACCGGACCGACCACGGTCTCGGCCGACTGGTCGGCGGGTGACGCGGGGGCGACCGTGATCATCGCCCATGGAGCGGGCACGGGGAAGGACCACCCGTTCCTCACCGGCCTCACGGAGGCGCTCGCCGCGCACGGGCTCTCGACCTTGCGCTTCAACTTCCCGTACGTCGAGCAGGGGAGAAGGATGCCGGGGCCGGCGACGCACGCGATCGCGACCTGGCGTGCGGTGGTGGCGTTCGCGCGAGAGCAGGACCCGACCGCGACGGTGTGGGCCGCGGGCAAGTCGTACGGCGGGCGGATGGCGTCGATGGCGGTCGCGGACGGCCTCGTCGTCGACGGTCTCGCCTACCTCGGGTACCCGCTGCATCCGCCGGGACGGCCCGAGAAGCCGCGCGTCGAGCATCTCCCGGCCATCTCCGTGCCGCAGCTCTTCGTGGAGGGCGGCAACGACCCCTTCATCCAGCCGGTGTCGCAGTTCGAAGCCGCCGTCGCGACCTGCCAGGACGCTCGCGTCGTCTGGGTCGAGGGCGGCGGTCACACCTTCGAGGTGAAGGGCCGCAAACGACCTGCGGCCGAGATCGGTGCGTCGCTCGCGCCCATCGTCGCGGAGTTCGTCGGGCGCTGA
- a CDS encoding DUF4870 domain-containing protein → MTESESHDPGQFVPPPPPAPPVAQNQPAQPPTYPQQQPAYPVQQPAYPVAPAAPPQGYAAPPQGYAAPPQGYAAPPQGYAAPPQGYAAPPQGYPAAVPPEYSAQAYPAPGYPMPVHPQAAPARGLLPWVLGFLILIPIPFLGGLVSGIAMAASGGSSRRAGGAAAENARSALNWGLTYLMVSTLLIILHVVLLIGLTVQQPATGFYPLGIPITLYFAVSLLHLVLVIVGTVRVSSGGVMRVPFAIPFSRAR, encoded by the coding sequence ATGACGGAATCCGAGTCCCACGACCCGGGACAGTTCGTCCCGCCGCCCCCGCCCGCGCCGCCCGTCGCGCAGAATCAGCCGGCGCAGCCCCCGACGTACCCGCAGCAGCAGCCCGCCTACCCGGTGCAGCAGCCCGCATATCCGGTCGCTCCCGCCGCCCCGCCGCAGGGTTACGCCGCTCCGCCGCAGGGTTACGCCGCTCCGCCGCAGGGTTACGCCGCTCCGCCGCAGGGCTACGCCGCTCCGCCGCAGGGCTACGCCGCTCCGCCGCAGGGCTATCCCGCCGCCGTGCCCCCGGAGTACTCGGCACAGGCGTACCCCGCACCCGGCTACCCGATGCCCGTGCACCCGCAGGCCGCACCGGCACGCGGACTGCTCCCGTGGGTGCTCGGCTTCCTGATCCTCATCCCGATCCCGTTCCTCGGCGGACTCGTCTCGGGGATCGCGATGGCCGCGAGCGGCGGATCCTCCCGGCGAGCGGGTGGAGCCGCGGCGGAGAACGCGCGCTCGGCTCTGAACTGGGGCCTGACCTACCTGATGGTCTCGACGCTCCTCATCATCCTGCATGTCGTTCTACTCATCGGGCTGACCGTGCAGCAGCCGGCGACGGGCTTCTACCCCCTGGGCATCCCGATCACGCTCTACTTCGCCGTCTCGCTCCTGCACCTGGTGCTGGTGATCGTGGGCACCGTGCGGGTGTCGTCCGGCGGCGTGATGCGCGTCCCCTTCGCGATCCCGTTCTCCCGCGCCCGATGA
- a CDS encoding aminopeptidase P family protein: protein MSTAERDTIAEAPVEASAENSTTNRKQPFPQGFLDTISSGWAERPETQPAPRAQASYAAVRRAAVSAAFPGKRLVIPAGSLKQRSNDTDYVFRAHSAFAHLTGWASDAEPDSVLVFAPTDAGHDITLFFRERADRTTTEFYADATIGEFWIGPRPSLAGVAADLDIATDHLHELEAVEGELVLDEDEALTRFVSELRLIKDEFEIAEMRRAVEITADGFDDIIRELPAATAHARGERVVEGVFHRRAREDGNGEGYDTIAASGPHACYLHWTRNDGTVVPGDLILVDAGVEADSLYTADITRTLPVSGTFTEVQRRVYETVREAADAAFAAARVGVRFRDVHAAAMKVIAERTADWGLLPVTADEALDADKGGQHRRYMVHGTSHHLGIDVHDCAQARREMYYDGILAPGMVFTIEPGLYFQIDDLTVPAELRGIGVRIEDDILMTEDGPVNLSADIPRTADEVEAWIARLQG from the coding sequence ATGAGCACCGCAGAGCGCGACACGATCGCAGAAGCCCCCGTCGAAGCATCCGCGGAGAACAGCACCACGAACCGCAAGCAGCCCTTCCCCCAGGGCTTCCTCGACACCATCTCAAGCGGCTGGGCCGAGCGTCCCGAGACGCAGCCGGCGCCCCGCGCCCAGGCGTCGTACGCGGCCGTCCGCCGCGCGGCGGTCTCTGCGGCGTTCCCGGGCAAGCGGCTCGTCATCCCGGCCGGCTCGCTGAAGCAGCGCAGCAACGACACCGACTACGTGTTCCGCGCGCACTCCGCCTTCGCGCACCTCACCGGGTGGGCATCGGACGCCGAGCCCGACTCGGTCCTCGTCTTCGCGCCGACGGACGCCGGACACGACATCACCCTCTTCTTCCGTGAGCGCGCCGACCGCACGACGACGGAGTTCTACGCCGACGCCACGATCGGCGAGTTCTGGATCGGCCCGCGCCCGTCCCTCGCCGGCGTCGCAGCCGACCTCGACATCGCGACCGACCACCTGCACGAGCTCGAGGCCGTGGAGGGCGAGCTGGTGCTCGACGAGGATGAGGCGCTCACCCGCTTCGTCTCGGAGCTGCGCCTCATCAAGGACGAGTTCGAGATCGCCGAGATGCGCCGCGCCGTCGAGATCACGGCCGACGGCTTCGACGACATCATCCGCGAGCTCCCCGCAGCGACCGCCCACGCCCGGGGCGAGCGCGTGGTGGAGGGCGTCTTCCACCGTCGCGCCCGCGAGGACGGCAACGGCGAGGGCTACGACACGATCGCCGCCTCCGGCCCGCACGCCTGCTACCTGCACTGGACGCGCAACGACGGCACGGTGGTCCCGGGCGACCTGATCCTCGTGGATGCCGGCGTCGAGGCCGACAGCCTGTACACCGCCGACATCACCCGCACCCTGCCCGTGTCCGGCACCTTCACCGAGGTGCAGCGTCGCGTGTACGAGACGGTCCGCGAGGCGGCGGATGCCGCCTTCGCTGCGGCACGCGTGGGCGTCCGGTTCCGCGATGTGCACGCGGCCGCCATGAAGGTCATCGCCGAGCGTACGGCCGATTGGGGCCTGCTGCCGGTGACGGCGGACGAGGCACTCGACGCCGACAAGGGCGGCCAGCACCGCCGCTACATGGTGCACGGCACCTCGCACCACCTCGGCATCGACGTGCACGACTGCGCCCAGGCCCGTCGGGAGATGTACTACGACGGCATCCTGGCCCCGGGCATGGTGTTCACGATCGAGCCCGGACTCTACTTCCAGATCGACGACCTCACGGTGCCCGCCGAGCTGCGCGGCATCGGCGTGCGCATCGAGGACGACATCCTGATGACCGAGGACGGCCCCGTGAATCTGTCGGCCGACATCCCGCGCACGGCCGACGAGGTCGAGGCGTGGATCGCCCGGCTGCAGGGCTGA
- a CDS encoding DEAD/DEAH box helicase, translating into MTTFADLGIDQDIVDALAAKGIVDAFPIQEQTIPLGLPGQDIIGQAKTGTGKTFGFGIPVVQRLGKDPEHGVKALIVVPTRELAVQVYEDIDLLTSNRSTSVVAIYGGKAYEGQIDQLKAGAQIVVGTPGRLIDLAGQRLLDLSNATEVVLDEADKMLDLGFLADIEKIFQKVPAVRHTQLFSATMPGPIVALARRFMTNPIHIRANDPDEGLTQANIKHLVYRAHSMDKDEVIARILQAEGRGKTVIFTRTKRAAQRLVDELGDRGFNVGGVHGDMGQDQRERSMAAFKAGKRDVLVATDVAARGIDVDDVTHVINHTIPDEDKTYLHRAGRTGRAGKTGIAVTFVDWEDLHKWALINRALEFGQPEPVETYSSSPHLYEDLDIPQGTKGRLVTAPKTESVKTERTRRPERAADAAAEGTDEGGTRRRRRRRNSTTPVGSTFAEGAADTGSGEGQSAPAADRGAEGAGTHDGAGKEHHDGKPAPARRRRRRRGGSGAGAAPVAGA; encoded by the coding sequence GTGACAACTTTCGCCGATCTCGGCATCGATCAGGACATCGTCGACGCACTCGCGGCCAAGGGCATCGTGGATGCGTTCCCGATCCAGGAACAGACCATCCCCCTCGGCCTTCCGGGGCAGGACATCATCGGCCAGGCGAAGACCGGAACGGGAAAGACCTTCGGGTTCGGCATCCCCGTCGTCCAGCGCCTCGGCAAGGACCCGGAGCACGGCGTCAAGGCGCTCATCGTGGTGCCGACCCGCGAGCTCGCGGTGCAGGTGTACGAAGACATCGACCTGCTCACCAGCAACCGCTCCACCAGCGTCGTCGCCATCTACGGCGGCAAGGCGTACGAGGGCCAGATCGACCAGCTCAAGGCCGGCGCGCAGATCGTCGTCGGAACCCCGGGCCGTCTGATCGACCTCGCCGGCCAGCGCCTGCTCGACCTCTCGAACGCGACCGAGGTCGTGCTCGACGAGGCCGACAAGATGCTCGACCTCGGCTTCCTCGCCGACATCGAGAAGATCTTCCAGAAGGTCCCCGCGGTCCGTCACACGCAGCTGTTCTCGGCGACCATGCCCGGCCCGATCGTCGCGCTCGCCCGTCGTTTCATGACGAACCCGATCCACATCCGCGCGAACGACCCCGACGAGGGCCTCACGCAGGCGAACATCAAGCACCTCGTCTACCGCGCGCACTCGATGGACAAGGACGAGGTCATCGCCCGCATCCTGCAGGCCGAGGGCCGCGGCAAGACCGTGATCTTCACGCGCACCAAGCGTGCGGCGCAGCGTCTCGTCGACGAGCTCGGCGACCGCGGCTTCAACGTGGGCGGCGTGCACGGTGACATGGGCCAGGATCAGCGCGAACGCTCCATGGCCGCCTTCAAGGCCGGCAAGCGCGACGTGCTCGTGGCGACCGACGTCGCCGCGCGCGGCATCGACGTCGACGACGTGACCCACGTGATCAACCACACGATCCCCGACGAGGACAAGACGTACCTGCACCGCGCCGGTCGTACCGGCCGCGCGGGCAAGACCGGCATCGCGGTCACCTTCGTCGACTGGGAGGACCTGCACAAGTGGGCCCTCATCAACCGCGCTCTCGAGTTCGGCCAGCCCGAGCCGGTCGAGACCTACTCCTCGAGCCCGCACCTGTACGAGGACCTCGACATCCCCCAGGGCACGAAGGGTCGCCTCGTGACGGCGCCGAAGACCGAGTCCGTGAAGACCGAGCGCACGCGTCGCCCCGAGCGGGCCGCGGATGCCGCAGCCGAGGGCACCGACGAGGGCGGGACCCGTCGTCGCCGCCGTCGCCGCAACAGCACCACCCCGGTCGGGTCGACCTTCGCCGAGGGCGCTGCCGACACAGGCTCCGGTGAGGGCCAGTCGGCTCCCGCCGCCGATCGCGGCGCCGAGGGCGCGGGCACGCACGACGGTGCCGGCAAGGAGCACCACGACGGCAAGCCGGCTCCGGCCCGCCGTCGCCGTCGCCGTCGCGGCGGTTCGGGTGCGGGTGCCGCTCCGGTCGCCGGAGCCTGA
- a CDS encoding DUF3107 domain-containing protein: MEIRIGIINTGRELSFDTGATADEVRTQVSTALEQNATHVNFADVKGNSYIVPTANLAYIELGTEESRRVGFVA; the protein is encoded by the coding sequence GTGGAAATCCGCATCGGCATCATCAACACCGGCCGCGAACTGAGCTTCGACACCGGCGCGACCGCGGACGAGGTCCGCACCCAGGTCTCCACGGCACTGGAGCAGAACGCGACGCACGTGAACTTCGCCGATGTGAAGGGCAACTCCTACATCGTCCCGACCGCGAACCTCGCCTACATCGAGCTGGGCACCGAGGAATCGCGTCGCGTCGGCTTCGTCGCCTGA
- a CDS encoding ferritin-like fold-containing protein, giving the protein MVKWFWQRDDAPRRTLALRSRGDQGDATRVDFAELAPELDRFLGQAAYLQLGYFETLTRLIRATPELSEKEALSRAAGAALTKHRGIVDLIAERGDDPTQVMLPFRENLDAFRRKTIGARPRETLLAVYITAGMLDDFYLALASSYGDTGRRVAEILREDDARHEIVAIIQETIESDEEWRSLLSMWARRLVGDTILVCRSALRPELLAVEEERIEPVYTELMGAHARRMDAMGLAS; this is encoded by the coding sequence GTGGTTAAGTGGTTCTGGCAGCGCGATGACGCGCCTCGGCGCACCCTCGCTCTGCGCAGCAGGGGAGACCAGGGCGATGCGACGCGTGTCGACTTCGCCGAGCTGGCACCGGAGCTCGATCGCTTCCTCGGTCAGGCCGCCTATCTGCAGCTCGGGTACTTCGAGACCCTGACGCGACTGATCCGGGCGACGCCCGAGCTCTCCGAGAAGGAGGCCCTGTCGCGTGCGGCCGGCGCGGCGCTGACGAAGCATCGGGGCATCGTCGACCTCATCGCCGAGCGCGGCGACGACCCGACGCAGGTGATGCTCCCGTTCCGGGAGAACCTCGACGCGTTCCGGCGCAAGACCATCGGCGCGCGGCCCCGGGAGACCCTGCTGGCCGTGTACATCACGGCCGGGATGCTCGACGACTTCTACCTCGCCCTCGCCTCCAGCTACGGGGACACCGGTCGCCGCGTGGCAGAGATCCTCCGCGAGGACGACGCCCGGCACGAGATCGTGGCGATCATCCAGGAGACGATCGAGAGCGACGAGGAGTGGCGCTCGCTGCTGTCCATGTGGGCGCGCCGACTCGTCGGCGACACCATCCTCGTCTGCCGCTCCGCGCTGCGTCCGGAGCTGCTGGCCGTCGAGGAGGAGCGCATCGAGCCGGTGTACACCGAGCTCATGGGTGCGCACGCGCGACGCATGGACGCGATGGGACTCGCGTCCTAG